The proteins below are encoded in one region of Taeniopygia guttata chromosome 15, bTaeGut7.mat, whole genome shotgun sequence:
- the SLC7A4 gene encoding cationic amino acid transporter 4, translated as MARWLPHSADLIRFCQKLNRVKTLEADMMETSFNRCLSTIDLTLLGIGGMVGSGLYVLTGTVAKEIAGPAVIVSFIIAGFASLLAALCYAEFGARVPKTGSAYMFTYVSVGEIWAFLIGWNVLLEYMIGGAAVARAWSGYLDSIFNHKIKNFTETHVGAWQVPFLARYPDFLAAAILLVATAFISFGAKVSSWLNHVFSAISMGVILFILIMGFVLAQPKNWSTQEGGFAPYGLSGIMAGTATCFYAFVGFDVIAASSEEARNPQRAVPRAIAFSLGLATGAYILVSVVLTLMVPWHTLDPDSALADAFYRRGYAWAGFLVAAGSICAMNTVLLSNLFSLPRIVYAMAEDGLFFQVFSRVHPRTQVPVVGIVVFGLLMALLALVFDLEALVQFLSIGTLLAYTFVAASIIVLRFQQQKGDVPAPVASGRPNPEPHEGPSGGELKEYESFSDKLQLVDRDKSKEQREPGQLKAAFEPYLEFLRAFYPGEVVTVAVVTLMVSSICLCSILVFGNTHLHLPTWSYSLLLVLFSLGFLLSLLLIWAHEQQHSTQTFQIPLVPLSPALSIILNIYLMLKLSYMTWLRFAVWLLLGLLVYFGYGIWHSKENLREPQPQRVSARYVVFPGGSLEERVQAVQPSSLPATGLPDTDTDDCKR; from the exons ATGGCAAGATGGCTGCCCCACTCCGCCGACCTGATCCGCTTCTGCCAGAAGCTCAACCGGGTGAAGACCCTGGAGGCCGACATGATGGAGACATCCTTTAACAGATGCCTTTCCACCATTGACTTGACGCTGCTGGGCATCGGGGGCATGGTGGGCTCTGGGCTGTATGTCCTCACAGGCACTGTGGCCAAGGAGATCGCTGGCCCTGCCGTCATCGTCTCCTTCATCATCGCTGGCTTCGCCTCgctcctggctgctctctgCTACGCCGAGTTTGGAGCCCGCGTGCCCAAGACAGGCTCTGCCTACATGTTCACTTATGTGTCCGTGGGTGAAATCTGGGCTTTCCTTATCGGCTGGAATGTGCTGCTGGAGTACATGATCGGAGGGGCTGCAGTGGCCAGGGCCTGGAGTGGCTATCTGGACTCCATCTTTAACCACAAGATCAAGAACTTCACCGAGACCCATGTGGGTGCCTGGCAGGTGCCATTCCTGGCCCGCTATCCAGACTTCCTGGCGGCTGCCATCTTGCTGGTAGCCACTGCCTTCATCTCCTTTGGAGCCAAAGTGTCCTCCTGGCTCAACCACGTCTTCTCAGCCATCAGCATGGGCGTCATCCTCTTCATCCTCATTATGGGCTTTGTTCTCGCCCAGCCCAAGAACTGGAGCACCCAGGAGGGTGGCTTTGCCCCATACGGGCTGTCGGGCATCatggctggcacagccacctGCTTCTATGCCTTTGTGGGCTTTGATGTCATTGCAGCCTCCAGTGAAGAGGCCAGAAACCCACagagggctgtccccagggccattGCTTTCTCCTTGGGGCTGGCCACCGGTGCCTATATCCTGGTGTCAGTTGTGCTGACACTGATGGTGCCCTGGCACACGCTGGACCCTGACTCTGCCCTGGCTGATGCGTTCTACAGGAGGGGCTACGCCTGGGCGGGGTTTCTGGTGGCTGCTGGCTCCATCTGTG CAATGAACACAGTTCTATTGAGCAACCTCTTCTCCCTGCCACGCATTGTCTACGCCATGGCCGAGGACGGGCTCTTCTTTCAGGTCTTCTCCCGAGTGCACCCCCGCACACAGGTGCCTGTGGTTGGCATCGTGGTCTTCGGGCTGCTTATGGCCCTGCTGGCTCTCGTCTTTGACCTAGAGGCCCTGGTGCAGTTCCTGTCCATTGGCACTCTGCTGGCCTACACCTTTGTGGCCGCCAGCATCATCGTCCTGCGCTTCCAGCAGCAGAAGGGGGATGTCCCCGCACCGGTGGCCAGTGGCCGGCCCAACCCTGAGCCCCATGAGGGCCCATCTGGGGGCGAGCTGAAGGAGTACGAGTCCTTCTCCGacaagctgcagctggtggacAGGGACAAAAGCAAAGAGCAACgggagccagggcagctgaAGGCAGCTTTTGAGCCCTACCTGGAGTTCCTCAGAGCCTTCTACCCAGGTGAGGTGGTCACAGTGGCTGTGGTGACCTTGATGGTGTCTTCCATCTGCCTCTGCTCCATCTTAGTGTTTGGCAACACCCACCTCCACCTGCCCACCTGGAGCTACTCCCTACTACTGGTCCTCTTCAGTCTGGGCTTCCTGCTCAGCCTCCTCCTCATCTGGGCACAcgagcagcagcacagcacccagACCTTCCAG ATCCCCCTGGTACCCCTCTCCCCAGCGCTGAGCATCATCCTCAACATCTACCTGATGCTGAAGCTCAGTTACATGACATGGCTCCGCTTCGCTGTCTGGCTCCTTTTAG GCTTGCTTGTCTACTTTGGCTATGGCATCTGGCACAGCAAGGAGAACCTGCGGGAGCCACAACCCCAGCGTGTCAGCGCCCGCTATGTGGTGTTCCCGGGtggcagcctggaggagagggTGCAAgcagtccagcccagctccctgcctgccaccGGGCTGCCAGACACCGACACCGATGACTGCAAGAGATGA
- the DGCR6 gene encoding protein DGCR6L — protein MELPRLCGFEAAEQQQEEQREEVLSRQQERHYRLLAELQALVKALPSACQQRLSYTTLSELALALLDGTVFEIVQGLLEIQHLTEKNLYSQRRQLHSEHRGLKQELFHRHKEAQQCCRPHNLPLLRAAQQREMEAMEQQIREEQRMMDEKIVLELDQKVIDQQSTLEKAGVSGFYITTNPQELTLQMNLLELIRKLQQKQAEAEKSFS, from the exons ATGGAGCTGCCGCGGCTCTGCGGGTTCGAGGCGGccgagcagcagcaggaggagcagcggGAGGAGGTGCTGTCCCGGCAGCAGGAACGGCACTACCGGCTTCTGGCCGAGTTGCAGGCGCTTGTCAAGGCCCTGCCCAG CGCCTGCCAGCAGCGCCTCTCGTACACGACATTGTCCGAGCTGGCGCTGGCGCTGCTGGACGGGACCGTGTTCGAGATcgtgcaggggctgctggagaTCCAGCACCTGACCGAGAAGAACCTGTACAGCCAGCGGCGGCAGCTGCACAGCGAGCACCGCG ggctgaAGCAGGAGCTGTTCCATCGGCACAAggaggctcagcagtgctgcaggccCCACAACTTGCCACTGCTTCGTGCAGCCCAGCAGCGCGAGATGGAg GCTATGGAGCAACAGATACGAGAGGAACAGCGAATGATGGATGAGAAGATAGTCTTGGAATTGGACCAAAAAGTAATCGACCAGCAGAGCACCCTGGAGAAGGCCGGGGTGTCTGGCTTCTACATCACCACCAACCCCCAG GAGCTGACTCTACAGATGAATTTACTGGAACTGATTCggaagctgcagcagaagcaaGCTGAGGCTGAGAAGAGTTTTTCTTGA